A single Nicotiana tabacum cultivar K326 chromosome 5, ASM71507v2, whole genome shotgun sequence DNA region contains:
- the LOC107800824 gene encoding molybdate transporter 1-like, translating to MESTLQENPHFQAPEMSTDRQSTPNTPANFMGKLKENLVFRSKWAELNGAMGDLGTYIPIVLALTLASDLNLGTTLIFTGVYNFVTGAIYGVPMPVQPMKSIAAVAISNPDFGIPEVMAAGICTAGILFLLGVTGLMQLVYRLIPISVVRGIQLAQGLSFAMTAVKYIQNVQDFAKSKKTSPKRDWLGLDGLLLALICAIFIIIVNGAGEDQNENQEIYETGNDRRRKRLNKIIFSLPSAFLIFLLGVVLAIIRGPKAVKGFEFGPSPIEIVKITKNSWKQGFIKGTIPQLPLSILNSVIAVCKLSTDLFPEREMTATSVSVTVGLMNLIGCWFGAMPCCHGAGGLAGQYKFGGRSGGCVALLGVAKLVLGLVLGSSMVKVLTQFPVGVLGVLLLFAGIELAMCSRDMNSKEESFVMLLCTAVSLVGSSAALGFLCGIVVHLFLKMRNMGDGNSCDGVWFSRNP from the coding sequence ATGGAGTCCACACTTCAAGAAAATCCTCATTTCCAAGCCCCAGAAATGTCAACCGATCGACAATCCACACCCAACACTCCAGCCAATTTTATGGGAAAGTTGAAGGAGAATTTGGTTTTCAGATCAAAATGGGCTGAACTAAATGGTGCAATGGGTGATTTAGGCACGTATATACCTATAGTCTTGGCTTTAACATTAGCCAGTGACTTAAATCTTGGTACAACATTAATATTTACTGGTGTTTACAATTTTGTGACTGGTGCTATTTATGGCGTACCAATGCCAGTCCAGCCTATGAAATCTATTGCAGCAGTTGCAATTAGTAATCCTGATTTCGGCATACCAGAAGTAATGGCTGCTGGAATTTGCACTGCTGGGATTTTATTCCTTTTAGGTGTTACTGGATTAATGCAACTTGTTTATAGGTTAATTCCTATTTCTGTTGTTAGAGGAATTCAACTAGCACAAGGACTGTCATTTGCTATGACTGCTGTTAAGTACATACAAAATGTTCAAGACTTTGCTAAGTCGAAAAAGACAAGTCCGAAGAGGGATTGGCTCGGGTTGGATGGGTTGTTGTTGGCTTTAATTTGTGctatttttattataattgtgAATGGGGCAGGTGAAGATCAAAATGAGAACCAAGAAATTTATGAAACAGGTAATGACAGGAGGAGGAaaaggttaaataaaataattttttctcttccttcagcttttcttatctttttattagGTGTTGTTTTGGCTATTATAAGAGGGCCTAAAGCTGTGAAAGGGTTTGAGTTTGGACCATCACctattgaaattgtgaaaataaccaaaaattcTTGGAAACAAGGGTTTATCAAGGGTACAATTCCTCAACTCCCTTTATCTATATTAAACTCTGTTATAGCTGTGTGTAAACTGTCAACAGATCTCTTTCCAGAAAGAGAAATGACTGCTACCTCGGTGTCGGTGACGGTCGGGTTGATGAACTTAATTGGGTGTTGGTTtggtgcaatgccttgttgtcaTGGTGCAGGAGGTCTAGCAGGGCAATACAAATTTGGTGGTAGGAGTGGAGGGTGTGTGGCACTTCTTGGTGTGGCTAAATTGGTTTTGGGGTTGGTTTTAGGGAGTTCAATGGTCAAGGTTTTGACCCAATTTCCTGTTGGGGTATTAGGTGTTCTTTTGTTGTTTGCTGGAATTGAATTAGCTATGTGTTCAAGAGACATGAATTCTAAGGAAGAGTCTTTTGTTATGCTTCTTTGCACAGCAGTTTCATTGGTTGGGTCAAGTGCTGCATTGGGATTTTTGTGTGGGATTGTGGTTCATTTGTTTCTTAAGATGAGGAATATGGGTGATGGTAATTCTTGTGATGGAGTTTGGTTTAGTAGAAACCCATAG
- the LOC107800825 gene encoding LOW QUALITY PROTEIN: eukaryotic translation initiation factor 3 subunit A-like (The sequence of the model RefSeq protein was modified relative to this genomic sequence to represent the inferred CDS: inserted 1 base in 1 codon; deleted 1 base in 1 codon) codes for MATFAKPENALKRAEELINVGQKQEALQALHDLITSRRYRAWQKTLERIMFKYVELCVDMRRGRFAKDGLIQYRIVCQQVNINSLEEVIKHFMHLATERAELARNQAQALEEALDVEDLEADKRPEDLMLSYVSGEKGKDRSDRELVTPWFKFLWETYRTVLEILRNNSKLEALYAMTAHRAFQFCKQYKRTTEFRRLCEIIRNHLANLNKYRDQRDRPDLSAPESLQLYLDTRIEQLKVATELGLWQEAFRSIEDVYGLMCMVKKTPKPSLMVVYYGKLTEIFWMSSNHLYHAYAWLKLFSLQKSFNKNLSQKDLQLIASSVVLAALSVSPYDKLYGASHLELENEKERSLRVANLIGFDVEPKTENREALSRSSILSELVSKGVITCVTQEVKDLYHLLEHEFLPLALALKVQPLLNKISKLGGKVSSASSVPEVQLSQYVPALEKLATLRLLQQVSQVYQTIQIGNLSKMIPFFDFAAIEKIAVDAVRHNFVAVKVDHMKHLSSWVNRVLRLKDFGITCHFXAESLSKARLMIYPPAKKAAKLGDALSNLAEIVEKEHKRLLARKSIIEKRKEEQERLLLEMERVEETKRREMQKITEEAEQKRMAAELEQRRTQRILKEIEERELEEAQALLQEAEKRSKRKKKPVLDGEKMTKQVIMELALNEQLRERQEMEKKLLKFAKTMDYMERARREEAAPLIDSAFQRRLAEEAALHEREQQLEIELSRQRHAGDLEEKRRLGRMLENKRIFQERAVSSREAEFNRLKLERQERINQIIQTRKQDRETRRKLIFFLRSQEEQQKRLQEEEEARKREEAEQRKREEAERKAKLDEIAEKQRQRERELDEKKRLEREEILRKSTPVLPKPAEPPTVGRTAEAGGTAPAAAAAAPAPAKFVPRFRREKIDGAGQAPPETDRWGSGSRPDDRPSDRWRDERKAPSFGGGSRTSWSGSRR; via the exons ATGGCTACTTTTGCCAAACCTGAGAATGCTTTGAAGCGAGCTGAAG AGCTGATTAATGTTGGGCAAAAGCAAGAAGCGCTACAAGCACTTCATGATCTGATTACATCTAGGAGGTATAGAGCTTGGCAAAAGACACTTGAGAGAATAATGTTCAAGTATGTAGAGTTATGTGTTGACATGAGAAGGGGGAGGTTTGCTAAGGATGGCCTGATTCAATACCGTATTGTCTGTCAACAAGTGAACATTAATTCATTGGAGGAGGTGATAAAGCATTTCATGCATTTAGCCACTGAGCGGGCTGAACTGGCTCGCAACCAAGCACAGGCCCTAGAAGAAGCTCTGGATGTGGAAGACTTGGAAGCTGATAAAAGACCTGAAGATCTTATGCTGAGTTATGTTAGTGGGGAGAAAGGAAAAGATAGATCTGATCGCGAACTGGTCACACCCTGGTTTAAGTTCTTGTGGGAGACATATAGAACTGTCCTAGAGATCTTGCGCAACAACTCAAAGTTGGAGGCTCTTTATGCT ATGACGGCGCACCGTGCCTTTCAGTTCTGTAAGCAGTACAAACGTACAACAGAGTTTCGTCGCCTTTGTGAAATCATCCGGAATCACTTGGCAAATCTTAACAAGTATAGAGACCAGAGGGACCGTCCGGATCTGTCTGCTCCAGAAAGCCTGCAGTTGTATCTGGACACAAGAATTGAGCAACTGAAAGTTGCAACGGAACTAGGACTTTGGCAG GAAGCCTTTCGTTCGATTGAAGATGTATATGGATTAATGTGCATGGTAAAAAAAACCCCTAAACCCTCGTTGATGGTTGTGTACTATGGCAAGCTAACAGAAATTTTCTGGATGTCGTCAAATCATCTTTATCATGCTTATGCATGGCTCAAACTCTTCTCTCTTCAAAAGAGTTTCAATAAGAACTTAAGCCAGAAGGATTTGCAGTTAATAGCATCATCTGTTGTTCTAGCTGCTCTGTCTGTGTCTCCTTACGATAAGCTATATGGTGCATCCCATCTGGAGCTTGAAAATGAGAAGGAGAGGAGCTTGAGGGTGGCCAATCTCATTGGTTTTGATGTTGAACCCAAGACAGAGAATAGAGAAGCG CTTTCCCGGTCATCAATTCTCTCAGAATTG GTGTCCAAAGGTGTGATAACCTGTGTCACCCAAGAAGTGAAAGATCTTTATCATCTGCTAGAACATGAGTTTCTTCCTTTGGCTCTGGCACTGAAAGTACAACCCTTATTGAACAAAATCTCGAAGCTTGGGGGTAAGGTATCTTCAGCCTCTTCGGTTCCTGAAGTGCAACTGTCCCAGTATGTTCCAGCCTTGGAAAAGCTTGCAACTCTGAGGTTGCTCCAGCAG GTATCTCAGGTGTACCAGACAATCCAGATTGGTAACCTGTCTAAGATGATCCCATTCTTTGACTTTGCTGCTATTGAGAAGATCGCTGTTGATGCTGTTAGACATAATTTTGTAGCCGTTAAAGTTGATCACATGAAACAT CTGTCTTCTTGGGTAAACAG AGTATTGAGGCTGAAGGACTTCGGGATCACTTGTCACT TTGCTGAATCCCTTAGCAAGGCAAGGTTAATGATCTACCCCCCTGCGAAGAAAGCTGCCAAGCTTGGGGATGCCCTCTCTAATTTAGCGGAGATAGTGGAGAAAGAGCACAAGAGACTCCTGGCACGGAAGTCCATAATTGAGAAACGCAAAGAAGAGCAGGAGCGTTTACTCTTAGAGATG GAACGAGTTGAAGAAACAAAGAGGCGAGAAATGCAAAAGATAACTGAAGAGGCGGAACAAAAAAGGATGGCTGCTGAGTTAGAGCAAAGAAGGACCCAAAGAATTCTCAAGGAAATAGAGGAACGAGAACTCGAAGAGGCCCAAGCTTTGCTGCAAGAAGCTGAAAAGCGCagcaagaggaagaagaaacCAGTCTTAGATGGA GAAAAGATGACTAAACAGGTTATCATGGAGTTGGCCTTGAATGAGCAACTCAGGGAGAGGCAAGAGATGGAAAAAAAATTACTAAAGTTTGCGAAAACTATGGATTATATGGAGAGAGCGAGAAGAGAAGAAGCAGCGCCTCTTATTGACTCTGCATTTCAACGGCGTTTAGCTGAAGAGGCGGCTCTTCATGAACGTGAACAGCAG CTAGAGATTGAGTTGAGCAGACAACGACATGCTGGGGACCTTGAAGAGAAGAGGAGGCTAGGCCGCATGTTGGAAAACAAG AGAATATTCCAAGAAAGAGCTGTTAGTAGCAGGGAAGCTGAATTCAATAGGTTGAAACTGGAGAGACAGGAACGAATAAACCAGATAATTCAGACAAGGAAACAGGATAGGGAGACTAGGAGGAAGTTGATATTCTTTTTGCGATCCCAGGAAGAGCAACAAAAGAGGTTACAGGAAGAGGAGGAAGCCCGGAAACGTGAAG AAGCCGAGCAGCGGAAGAGAGAGGAAGCTGAACGGAAGGCCAAGTTAGATGAGATTGCAGAAAAGCAGAGGCAACGTGAGCGTGAACTTGATGAGAAAAAAAGGCTGGAGAGAGAGGAGATCTTGCGGAAATCCACGCCTGTGTTACCGAAGCCCGCCGAGCCTCCAACCGTAGGTCGTACCGCGGAAGCTGGAGGAACTGCTCCCGCAGCAGCAGCTGCTGCACCTGCTCCTGCGAAGTTTGTGCCCAGGTTCAGAAGAGAGAAAATTGATGGGGCAGGCCAGGCCCCACCTGAAACTGACAGGTGGGGCAGTGGCAGCAGGCCTGACGATCGGCCATCTGATAGATGGCGTGATGAACGAAAGGCGCCCTCATTTGGTGGTGGCTCAAGGACCAGTTGGTCAGGCTCTAGGCGCTGA